A region of the Haematobia irritans isolate KBUSLIRL chromosome 5, ASM5000362v1, whole genome shotgun sequence genome:
TTCTGTATTTGTGTGGATGACGGGCATCTTCAATGATGGGAATTATGTTGGTGCGTTTTTTGGCCACGTTTATCAAATCACGGCCCGACCGATGTGAGAACTCAACAGCATAAACCAAACCTTCGGGACCAACAACATCTGAGACATGGGATACTGTTGTACCTGAAGCAGCACCCAAGTACAATACCTTTGAGCCAGGTGGCAtgtgaattttgtcaacaccgcCTAAAACGGCAGCGGCCAATTTTGAACGGAAAGGATTCCAAACTCTGTATTCGACTTTCTCGCCATTAGTTTCGACAGAAATGCGTTTCTCACCATAGACTTCTGAACCAGGTACAAAGTTGCGTGTGACCAAAGCGTCTTCTTTTCCGCGTGCAATGAAGATGCCTTCATGACGATGGGGTTCGATGACAACAGTTTTGCCACCTTTGAAACCTCCACCACCACCTCCACGACCTCCTCTGCCACCACCGCCGcggccaccaccaccaccacgacCTCCGAAACCACCTCGTCCACCACCACCTCCTCTGCCGCCGCCACCACCGCCACGTCCTCCAAAACCTCCACGTCCACCTCCGCCACCACCACGGCCGCCTCCTCCAAAACCTCCACGGCCACCACCGCCACCTCCTCCAAAACCGCCACGACCACCTCCACCGCCTCTACCTCCACCGCCACGGCCACCGCCGCCACCACCTCCTCCTCTTGGTGAGAATCCTGGTTTacccatatttaaattttattgaaaattttatgaaaagaaAACTACGATAGCAAAACACGCGGACTGCTTGTTGCCGATTCCAATTAAAATAGTCACCACGTGCGTTCGATAACAAACTTCAAATTTGTGTGAAGAAGAAGCATTCGTAAGTAAACTGAACATAGACATGGTACATGGTTGTATTCATACATTTTCGAATCTTATTACCACCCTTCTGCCTACAAAATCCCCAAGTTTTGGTATACAATTTGATAATGGGCCGTTTCGACAAGATTGTTTGTTTGATTTattaatagggctgttttcttatagcactggataccccaaGCCGTGTAggtttaaaagaaaacagagtactcgctttatatcaaggcatattaattaaaggtcaagtcacgagcaaacgtgtgtacaccccatgatatttagaaagtcaaactaaaatggcaggtcacttaagttgacattttgtgtatgcgTAGTgtttttgtattgtaatatttatgtacacaaagaatgtaaacaaccctactaaatgtaaacaaagcctttgacaagatgaatgtcgatattagtcacctgattgcatgactttacctctttaatatgccttggttttatataaaatgtcccATAATTTTGAATGGTTCATTATTGACTCCTCAAACATACATTCTTTTTCGATAAATTTAGCAAATCGTACGCAATTCCAATAGAGGATTTTGTTTTCTAAGGTAGAGAAAGTTTggagaaaattaaatgctcattAAAATTCCCTGCCAAATTTTTtagtatacccaccaccacatcgaaagcagtcgtatacgatatataGATCTCATCGGAAAAGAGCCGTCACTACTGAGAAGTTACTAAGCATAATAAACCCATCAACTGGGTTGTACAAATCGAATACGAAGGGATTCAAGTCGTTTCAATTACGGAACAATATGTAAAAACCAGAACAGGCCTGTATAACTTTGTTCCATAATGAATTACGGGAATTTTTCACCCGTAATTCATTATGGACcattgcccaccttgcatacacaaggtcgtgggttcgattcctgcttcgaccgaacaccaaaaagtttttcagcggtggattatcccacctcagtaatgctgcccaataaacacaggatgagcgtttttcaaatgcaacaacttttcagtttgagggtaaatataattttcaacataaattcaacttgacttgaaatagctcatcttcaatacatctccaaattgtttgcgaattacttccaatttgccaaaatgttgacgaaatctttgaaaaggtgttgaagataatatgagaaaactttgacaaaacactaccctaaaatgcaacgaaaaaaccatgtggttttcaatacttatttgtgcaacgaagttcgtggtcaattgcaagaaattaaaaaatggaaaattttggacaaataaccaaatagtttataaaaataggtaagtgaaaataaaaaatgaaataaaactttaaggaagtcactaaatgtatatctctttgcagaaaactaaaattatagattctacgttcttgaaaacattaaagcatttagctgaccgatgaaaaaatggtggacaattaactggaaatgcttcaaatagtttataataattggtacgtcaatatgaaaaattaaatcaacactttagagaagacactaaatttaaatctctttgcagtaaactaaaatctttggatgctacattcttgcaaacattaagaagctgaccaatgaaaaatgagtggcttatcgacaagaaaaagtttccagaaacattacaagtgcaaccaattaaagttGTTAAAAacgacaaattgttgaaatcaacaacttctggatgaaaatgtacatcacatcgtcagtttaattcatatgctattatcagttaaaaatggatattttgtgaattccttctgctggaaatcaattctaacacgcggtccagtacgttcctaattccaaattgcccgcatgttagtaaatattaatgctgttttatgacaccaaaaggaaggaaatcgaattatcaatgcaaaagcgtttactaataatgtttaagatatttaaagttttgttgtttgttttttttttgttcttatttgttgaaatgtttaataagatttttatttatcaatttgtattgtagtgtattatgtagtgtagtgtattattatatattttattttgatgaaaatgaataaattatagaaaattcatagaattttggctttgactttcaatttgaagtggggatatcattcatacaaatttaggttgaaaagtatttgcaacgatgttaattttgaatttgactcgcatcgaaaattgtttgacaaatttttgagtagcgatgcatttcaa
Encoded here:
- the Fib gene encoding rRNA 2'-O-methyltransferase fibrillarin; the encoded protein is MGKPGFSPRGGGGGGGGRGGGGRGGGGGRGGFGGGGGGGRGGFGGGGRGGGGGGRGGFGGRGGGGGGRGGGGGRGGFGGRGGGGGRGGGGRGGRGGGGGGFKGGKTVVIEPHRHEGIFIARGKEDALVTRNFVPGSEVYGEKRISVETNGEKVEYRVWNPFRSKLAAAVLGGVDKIHMPPGSKVLYLGAASGTTVSHVSDVVGPEGLVYAVEFSHRSGRDLINVAKKRTNIIPIIEDARHPHKYRMLVGMVDTIFADVAQPDQGRIVALNAQHFLKNGGHFVISIKASCIDSTAQPEAVFAAEVKKMQADKLKPQEQITLEPYERDHAVVVGVYRPPPKGADS